Proteins co-encoded in one Candidatus Ozemobacteraceae bacterium genomic window:
- a CDS encoding peptidylprolyl isomerase: protein MRTVNKNSLVAVHYTGTLESGEIFDSSEGRDPLRFQVGQGHVIPGFDRALLGMNLDQERTVTIPPADAYGDRDEKRVFTIERKGTEWNFEPAVGLQLALQTPEGHHMPAVIKKVTDTHVTLDLNHPLAGEALTFKLRVVDILEEGEPGSEAWANADEGCCDDGCCGGEHEGGCCGAHDHGDGHGGCGGCGGH from the coding sequence ATGCGTACAGTGAACAAGAACAGCCTCGTCGCGGTCCATTACACCGGGACGCTCGAAAGCGGTGAGATTTTCGACAGCAGCGAGGGGCGCGATCCCCTCCGCTTCCAGGTCGGCCAGGGCCATGTCATTCCCGGCTTCGACCGCGCCCTCCTCGGAATGAATCTCGATCAGGAGCGCACCGTCACCATCCCGCCGGCCGACGCCTACGGCGATCGCGACGAGAAGCGCGTCTTTACGATCGAGCGCAAGGGCACCGAGTGGAACTTCGAGCCCGCCGTCGGCCTCCAGCTGGCGCTTCAGACCCCTGAAGGGCATCACATGCCGGCCGTCATCAAGAAGGTGACCGACACGCATGTGACTCTCGACCTGAACCATCCCCTGGCCGGCGAGGCCCTGACGTTCAAACTGCGCGTCGTCGACATCCTCGAAGAGGGCGAGCCGGGCAGCGAAGCTTGGGCGAATGCCGACGAGGGGTGTTGCGACGACGGTTGCTGCGGCGGGGAGCATGAGGGCGGCTGCTGCGGCGCTCACGACCACGGAGACGGCCACGGCGGCTGCGGCGGTTGCGGCGGACACTGA
- a CDS encoding YiiX/YebB-like N1pC/P60 family cysteine hydrolase produces MRHTTRLSRLLAIACVVGTTAWSPAPAGAQTTSPFGGERVTISVTDTASGAATTITSDAQDDLLTAEERELMALKLLPHYYPSLKQAMQKPLGSLDRAKARARSLYRYPNAVYSPNFGDPVRMLEWARRYRNDAAMVKFSGTAQRGDIILSGHKTVEGQKNDPIAILTGGRYHHAIVVIDGPPCVFIEAVGATGSKTDPTNNRVRISSWHEQLAAWAGMRLERPTAGLPAAEAKKNIDGAVNYLIAQLGKPYDYGFTNNDTNRAFYCSELAWKCYAVGAGMTSYKPAKSSGRDRMIVALNAVVDGLQPKDRVTIANRVVAFANEFTSQKPPDLRKLNDFIVDELTPACKTLSDAYPTPEAREKLRTVLEKVRTNDAFPKFLKARAEFEAAKQAGTFDTGWGIGAARKLAAEAKIGASIVSDVNSLIKQSGAGYAKLAQLVGAVFAPMYKYMGTYADFLTGMDEAGKVNIPDGAKTVLSMTEWLAEKRESVKQWPIGSSLANLLPGNGDGKVQESFTSPTDLAGTSAFHVEYP; encoded by the coding sequence ATGAGACACACGACACGCCTTTCGAGACTGCTGGCGATCGCCTGCGTCGTCGGAACGACCGCCTGGAGCCCTGCCCCCGCGGGCGCCCAGACGACGTCGCCGTTCGGCGGCGAGCGGGTCACGATCTCCGTGACCGACACCGCTTCCGGCGCCGCAACGACCATCACCTCGGACGCGCAGGATGATCTGCTGACGGCGGAGGAACGCGAACTGATGGCGCTCAAACTCCTGCCGCACTATTATCCCTCCCTGAAGCAGGCGATGCAGAAACCCCTCGGAAGCCTCGATCGGGCGAAGGCCCGCGCCAGGTCGCTATATCGGTACCCGAACGCCGTCTATTCGCCGAACTTCGGCGACCCCGTCCGCATGCTGGAATGGGCCAGACGCTACCGGAACGACGCCGCGATGGTGAAGTTCTCCGGCACGGCGCAGCGGGGCGACATCATTCTGAGCGGCCACAAGACCGTCGAGGGCCAGAAGAACGACCCGATCGCGATCCTCACCGGCGGCAGGTATCACCACGCCATCGTCGTCATCGACGGGCCGCCGTGCGTCTTCATCGAGGCGGTCGGCGCCACCGGCTCGAAAACCGACCCGACGAACAATCGCGTCCGCATCTCGAGCTGGCACGAGCAGCTCGCGGCCTGGGCCGGCATGCGCCTGGAGCGGCCCACCGCAGGGCTGCCGGCGGCCGAGGCGAAGAAGAATATCGACGGGGCCGTCAACTACCTGATCGCCCAGCTCGGCAAGCCGTACGACTACGGCTTCACCAACAACGACACGAACCGCGCCTTCTACTGCAGCGAGCTCGCCTGGAAGTGCTACGCCGTGGGCGCCGGCATGACCAGCTACAAGCCCGCCAAATCCTCGGGCCGCGACCGCATGATCGTCGCCCTGAACGCCGTCGTCGACGGCCTTCAGCCGAAAGACCGCGTCACGATCGCCAACCGGGTCGTCGCGTTCGCGAACGAGTTCACCTCCCAGAAGCCGCCCGACCTGCGCAAGCTCAACGACTTCATCGTCGACGAGCTGACGCCCGCCTGCAAGACCCTGTCGGACGCCTATCCGACGCCCGAAGCCCGGGAAAAGCTCCGCACCGTTCTCGAGAAAGTCCGCACGAACGACGCGTTCCCGAAGTTTCTGAAGGCCCGCGCCGAATTCGAGGCGGCGAAACAGGCCGGAACGTTCGATACCGGCTGGGGCATCGGCGCCGCCCGCAAACTGGCGGCGGAAGCGAAGATCGGCGCATCCATCGTGTCGGACGTCAATTCCCTGATCAAACAGAGCGGCGCCGGCTACGCGAAACTCGCGCAACTCGTCGGCGCGGTGTTCGCCCCGATGTACAAATATATGGGCACCTATGCCGACTTTCTGACGGGCATGGACGAGGCCGGCAAGGTGAACATCCCCGACGGCGCGAAGACGGTCCTCTCGATGACAGAATGGCTCGCCGAGAAGCGCGAATCGGTGAAACAATGGCCGATCGGCTCGAGCCTCGCCAACCTTCTCCCCGGCAATGGCGACGGCAAGGTGCAGGAGAGCTTCACCAGCCCGACGGACCTCGCCGGAACCTCGGCCTTTCACGTCGAGTATCCCTGA